In Ostrea edulis chromosome 6, xbOstEdul1.1, whole genome shotgun sequence, a single window of DNA contains:
- the LOC130046866 gene encoding uncharacterized protein LOC130046866, with protein MRLRIKQARPKNLNEALRHAIELEAFLKTEQRIGGTNSLIRAVGQDSSGTVADELGEVNDTITELQRTMSTITRELKELRERDTRRRTDRKSSRDSNWRKDIECYNCGKKGHIKKECRSKTARPNSSATPSSLQNTSGKTEQLNPQNPPGKVGVSGEGGIFIKGYVNELELHLLVDSGATLSLLSKQAFNRIYGNGSTDMLREVNAPVLQANSDPLITHGQLKTPFMINDVVYNTMAIVTNLSVDAILGLDFLIKNKCVIDMSAMELRIDGTPIPLVKKGYIGCYRIATAATVHIPPRSEIVTSCDVCTSNKEQITDGIALIEGDFLKSEKGIVGKVLVTTKESVPVRFMNPSFVVQTIYKGTIVAKLTPVQCVVGEMGTPSESSKELSPALEELLQRSSGRLSSDQKQELKSLLLRNANLFAKDDKDFGRTDVIKHSINTGSKAPIRQPLRRTPVHWKRYIDSQLDDMLKADVIEKSASPWASGVVLVLRQKEGACIRSSGPLQSGKRVTKTLNIFL; from the exons ATGCGATTGCGTATTAAACAGGCAAGACCAAAGAATTTGAATGAAGCATTGAGGCATGCTATCGAATTAGAGGCTTTCTTAAAAACTGAACAAAGAATTGGGGGTACTAATTCTTTGATAAGAGCCGTTGGACAAGATTCGTCTGGTACAGTAGCCGACGAATTGGGTGAAGTGAACGACACAATCACAGAACTCCAGAGAACAATGTCTACAATCACACGGGAGCTGAAAGAACTAAGAGAAAGAGACACAAGACGAAGAACAGATCGCAAGTCCAGCAGAGATTCTAATTGGCGAAAAGATATAGAGTGCTATAACTGTGGCAAGAAAGGTCACATAAAGAAAGAATGCCGCTCTAAGACAGCAAGACCAAACAGCTCTGCAACACCAAGCTCATTGCAGAACACATCTGGCAAAACAGAACAGTTAAATCCGCAAAATCCTCCCGGAAAAGTTGGTGTTAGTGGAGAAGGGGGAATATTCATTAAAGGATATGTTAATGAGCTCGAACTTCACCTTTTAGTTGATTCAGGAGCTACATTGTCTCTCTTATCAAAACAGGCATTTAATAGAATTTACGGAAATGGCTCGACAGATATGCTGCGAGAGGTAAATGCGCCTGTACTGCAAGCGAATTCAGATCCTCTTATTACGCATGGACAGTTGAAAACCCCGTTTATGATCAATGATGTTGTATACAACACGATGGCCATTGTTACGAATCTGTCAGTAGACGCGATCCTTGGATTAGACTTTCTGATAAAGAATAAATGTGTCATTGATATGAGTGCCATGGAATTACGGATTGATGGAACACCCATTCCACTCGTAAAGAAAGGATATATAGGATGCTATCGCATTGCTACAGCAGCTACAGTCCACATACCACCCAGATCAGAAATTGTTACAAGCTGCGATGTGTGCACCTCTAACAAAGAACAAATAACTGATGGTATTGCATTGATAGAAGGGGACTTTTTGAAATCAGAGAAAGGTATAGTTGGCAAAGTGCTTGTCACCACTAAAGAGTCAGTACCTGTCAGATTCATGAATCCTAGTTTTGTTGTTCAGACTATCTACAAAGGAACCATAGTAGCGAAGTTGACTCCTGTACAATGTGTTGTTGGAGAAATGGGAACTCCCTCAGAGTCATCAAAGGAACTTTCACCAGCCTTGGAGGAGCTATTACAACGATCAAGCGGAAGGTTGAGCTCAGATCAAAAGCAAGAATTAAAATCTTTGCTCTTGCGCAATGCTAACTTATTTGCAAAAGATGACAAGGATTTTGGTAGAACTGATGTAATTAAACATTCTATCAACACAGGTTCAAAGGCTCCTATACGACAACCCCTCCGAAGAACTCCAGTCCATTGGAAACGATACATAGATAGTCAGTTGGACGACATGCTTAAGGCTGATGTCATTGAAAAGTCGGCAAGTCCATGGGCGTCAGGAGTTGTCCTT GTACTCAGACAGAAGGAAGGAGCGTGCATAAGGTCGAGTGGACCATTACAAAGTGGAAAGAGGGTGACAAAGAcattgaacatatttttgtgA